From a region of the Myroides sp. JBRI-B21084 genome:
- the cdd gene encoding cytidine deaminase — protein sequence MKKINIPTTFYAYNTTTDLPLEIQSLMQKAANVRQQAYAPYSKFQVGAAILLKNGQVVLGSNQENAAYPSGLCAERTAIFAAGANFPNQEITAICISASSILKDTLEPIPPCGACRQSLLEYENKQAKPIPIYFMGKSGQIIQSPSVKNLIPFTFKEDSL from the coding sequence ATGAAAAAAATCAACATACCAACAACCTTTTACGCTTATAATACTACTACCGATTTGCCTTTAGAAATACAAAGTTTAATGCAAAAAGCAGCAAATGTTAGGCAACAAGCTTATGCACCTTACTCAAAATTTCAGGTTGGTGCTGCAATTTTACTAAAAAACGGACAAGTTGTTTTGGGTTCAAATCAAGAAAACGCAGCCTATCCATCGGGTTTATGTGCAGAGCGTACAGCTATTTTTGCAGCCGGAGCCAATTTTCCTAATCAAGAAATTACAGCTATTTGTATATCAGCTTCATCAATCTTAAAAGATACGTTAGAGCCTATACCACCTTGCGGCGCTTGTAGACAATCGTTGTTAGAATATGAAAATAAACAAGCAAAACCAATTCCTATTTATTTTATGGGTAAATCAGGACAAATTATTCAATCGCCTTCTGTAAAAAATTTAATACCTTTTACTTTTAAAGAAGATAGTTTATAA
- a CDS encoding nucleotide sugar dehydrogenase produces the protein MIKSICCIGAGYVGGPTMAVIALKNPHIKVTVVDVNQERINAWNSENLEALPVYEPGLAEIVAQTRNVNLFFSTNVNLAIHEAEMIFISVNTPTKTYGIGKGMAADLKYIELCARQIASVATTNKIVVEKSTLPVRTASTIKSILKQSQNNVQFEILSNPEFLAEGTAIVDLLNPDRVLIGGDYHTQEGKNAIAALTDIYKNWVAADKIITTNIWSSELSKLTANAFLAQRISSINAMSAICEATEANIDEVAFAIGKDTRIGDKFLKASVGFGGSCFQKDILNLVYIAKTFGLNEVADYWEQVIVMNNYQKSRFARKIVQKMFNTVSGKKIVMLGWAFKKDTNDSRESAAIDIANYLIEEQAELHIYDPKVTQQQILTDLEKATNQTTNQLQQQIKIYNQTTNIFQQAHAVIIVTEWDEFKNLDYATIKTQMQQPAFIFDGRNILNPTEITQQGFQYFGIGK, from the coding sequence ATGATAAAATCAATTTGTTGTATTGGTGCAGGATACGTTGGCGGACCTACAATGGCGGTAATTGCATTAAAAAATCCACATATAAAAGTAACAGTTGTTGATGTTAACCAAGAACGTATTAACGCTTGGAATTCAGAAAACTTAGAAGCTTTACCTGTTTACGAACCAGGGTTGGCTGAAATTGTGGCACAAACACGAAACGTAAATTTATTTTTTAGTACTAATGTAAACCTGGCTATACATGAAGCCGAAATGATTTTTATATCGGTAAACACACCAACTAAAACCTATGGAATAGGAAAAGGTATGGCCGCCGATTTAAAATATATTGAACTTTGCGCACGCCAAATTGCAAGTGTAGCAACTACAAATAAAATTGTAGTAGAAAAATCAACATTACCTGTTCGCACGGCATCAACCATTAAAAGTATATTAAAGCAGTCGCAAAATAATGTGCAGTTCGAAATTTTATCAAATCCCGAATTTTTAGCAGAAGGAACTGCAATTGTTGATTTGTTAAACCCCGATCGCGTGTTAATAGGTGGCGATTACCACACCCAAGAAGGTAAAAATGCCATTGCTGCACTAACTGATATTTATAAAAATTGGGTAGCAGCTGATAAAATTATTACAACAAATATTTGGTCTAGTGAACTTTCAAAACTAACAGCTAACGCCTTTTTAGCGCAACGAATTTCGTCAATAAATGCTATGTCGGCAATTTGCGAAGCTACCGAAGCAAATATAGATGAGGTTGCTTTTGCAATTGGGAAAGATACGCGTATTGGCGATAAATTTTTAAAAGCATCGGTTGGTTTTGGCGGATCGTGTTTCCAAAAAGATATTTTAAACTTGGTTTACATTGCCAAAACTTTTGGATTGAATGAAGTTGCCGATTATTGGGAACAAGTAATTGTAATGAATAATTACCAAAAAAGCCGTTTTGCACGTAAAATTGTGCAAAAAATGTTTAACACAGTTTCTGGAAAAAAAATAGTAATGTTAGGCTGGGCATTTAAAAAAGATACGAACGATTCACGCGAATCTGCAGCAATTGATATCGCTAATTATTTAATAGAAGAACAAGCTGAGTTACATATTTACGACCCAAAAGTAACTCAACAACAAATTTTAACCGATTTAGAAAAAGCTACCAATCAAACAACCAATCAGTTGCAGCAACAAATAAAAATATACAACCAAACAACAAATATTTTTCAGCAAGCCCATGCCGTAATAATTGTAACCGAATGGGACGAGTTTAAAAATCTTGATTACGCAACAATAAAAACACAAATGCAACAGCCCGCTTTTATTTTTGATGGACGAAACATTTTAAATCCAACTGAAATTACGCAACAAGGCTTCCAATATTTTGGTATAGGTAAATAA